In one Streptomyces sp. T12 genomic region, the following are encoded:
- a CDS encoding D-arabinono-1,4-lactone oxidase, with product MSSTASGRNGTWRNWSGNVAARPVREVAPASVEELSAAIRRAAEGGLKVKAVGSGHSFTSIAATDGVLIRPQLLTGIRNIDRDAMTVTVEAGTPLKRLNMALAREGLSLTNMGDIMEQTVSGATSTGTHGTGRESASIAAQIKGLELVTAEGSVLTCSEKENPEVFAAARIGLGALGIVTAITFAVEPIFLLSAREEPMPFDKVLADFDELWTENEHFEFYWFPHTGNTNTKRNNRSAGPEKPVGQVAGWLEDEFLSNGVFQAAQWVGRAAPATIPAIARISSKALSARTYTDIPYKVFTSPRRVRFVEMEYAVPREAVVETLRELKAMIERSGLRVSFPVEVRTAPADDITLSTASGRDSAYVAVHMVKGTPYQRYFTAAERIFTAHEGRPHWGKVHTRDAEYFAQVYPRFGEFTALRDRLDPDRRFQNDYLRRVLGA from the coding sequence TTGAGCAGCACAGCGAGCGGCAGGAACGGCACGTGGCGTAACTGGAGCGGCAATGTCGCCGCCCGCCCCGTGCGGGAGGTCGCTCCGGCCTCCGTCGAGGAGCTGTCCGCGGCGATACGCCGGGCCGCCGAGGGCGGCCTGAAGGTGAAGGCGGTCGGCAGTGGCCACTCCTTCACGTCCATAGCCGCCACCGATGGCGTGCTGATCCGCCCTCAACTCTTGACCGGCATCCGCAACATTGACCGGGATGCCATGACGGTCACGGTCGAGGCGGGTACCCCGCTCAAGAGGCTCAACATGGCCCTGGCGCGCGAGGGCCTGTCGCTCACGAACATGGGCGACATCATGGAGCAGACGGTCTCGGGCGCCACCAGCACCGGCACACACGGCACGGGCCGTGAGTCGGCCTCGATCGCCGCCCAGATCAAGGGCCTGGAACTGGTCACGGCCGAGGGCTCAGTGCTCACCTGCTCCGAGAAGGAGAATCCGGAGGTCTTCGCGGCGGCCCGCATCGGCCTCGGCGCACTGGGCATCGTCACCGCGATCACCTTCGCCGTGGAGCCGATCTTCCTGCTCTCCGCGCGCGAGGAGCCGATGCCGTTCGACAAGGTCCTGGCGGACTTCGACGAACTGTGGACCGAGAACGAGCACTTCGAGTTCTACTGGTTCCCGCACACCGGCAACACCAACACCAAGCGCAACAACCGCAGCGCGGGCCCGGAGAAGCCGGTGGGGCAGGTCGCCGGCTGGCTCGAGGACGAGTTCCTCTCCAACGGCGTCTTCCAGGCGGCTCAGTGGGTCGGCCGCGCGGCACCCGCCACGATCCCGGCGATCGCCCGGATCTCCAGCAAGGCCCTGTCCGCGCGGACCTACACGGACATCCCCTACAAGGTCTTCACATCACCGCGCCGGGTGCGCTTCGTGGAGATGGAGTACGCCGTCCCGCGCGAGGCCGTCGTCGAGACGCTGCGCGAACTGAAGGCCATGATCGAGCGCTCCGGCCTCAGGGTCAGCTTCCCGGTCGAGGTGCGCACCGCCCCGGCCGACGACATCACGCTGTCCACCGCCTCGGGCCGCGACAGCGCGTACGTCGCCGTCCACATGGTCAAGGGCACGCCGTACCAGCGGTACTTCACCGCCGCCGAGCGGATCTTCACCGCGCACGAGGGACGTCCGCACTGGGGCAAGGTGCACACGCGGGACGCCGAGTACTTCGCCCAGGTGTACCCGCGCTTCGGCGAGTTCACGGCGCTGCGGGACCGGCTCGACCCGGACCGCCGGTTCCAGAACGACTACCTGCGAAGGGTGTTGGGGGCGTAG